The Mycolicibacterium mageritense genome contains a region encoding:
- a CDS encoding PaaI family thioesterase has translation MTTTDPLPVAAARHATALAEPRFGQYFLIHFLGLSIDYRDDEQACTVSLPFASHLCNAGGGVHGGVLSTVLDISMGHTCNRYLSAGSTIEMQMRFLRPVRSDVTCTGRIVHGGRRIVQLESRMHDGSGRLVATANGSWFRHENN, from the coding sequence ATGACCACGACAGATCCCCTGCCGGTCGCGGCCGCACGTCACGCCACCGCGCTCGCAGAACCGAGATTCGGTCAGTACTTCCTCATCCATTTCCTGGGCCTGTCCATCGATTACCGCGACGACGAGCAGGCCTGCACCGTGAGCCTGCCGTTCGCATCCCACCTGTGCAACGCCGGCGGCGGCGTGCACGGCGGCGTGCTGTCCACGGTGCTCGACATCTCGATGGGCCACACGTGCAACCGCTACCTGTCGGCGGGGTCGACCATCGAGATGCAGATGAGGTTTCTGCGCCCGGTCCGTTCCGACGTCACCTGCACGGGGCGAATCGTCCACGGCGGCAGGCGCATCGTCCAACTCGAGTCCCGCATGCACGACGGCTCCGGGCGGCTTGTCGCGACCGCGAACGGCTCGTGGTTCCGCCACGAAAACAACTGA
- a CDS encoding tripartite tricarboxylate transporter substrate binding protein, which yields MRLKSAFAALVAVTALVLPACSGAGSGGGSAEDYPSKDLDWTIAFGPGGGNDLMARKLVQVIQEEKLYPADIAVENREGGSGATGWGYLLSKRGSGYDVSTTSGSFLTTPLQANPGWTYQDFTHVGLLATDDALLLVDGAKNINTFEDWVGYAKNKGTVVVGGIGTVNVDFILQSIIAEHAGYKIEYVPYNEEGQVQTSLLSGALDAMISNPGSILGQVESGDMRPLLFTGKERLAALPDVPTGEEKGITDLPSMPRGLILPPDAPDYARDWWIKTMQQVVKSEQWGKFLADNHLTRDERWGADFTAYLEKTTAEFETTLKEQGAL from the coding sequence ATGCGATTGAAGAGCGCTTTCGCCGCGCTGGTCGCTGTCACCGCGCTGGTCCTGCCGGCCTGTAGCGGTGCAGGGAGCGGCGGCGGGTCTGCCGAGGACTACCCGTCCAAAGACCTCGACTGGACCATCGCATTCGGCCCCGGTGGCGGCAACGATCTGATGGCCCGCAAACTGGTCCAGGTCATCCAGGAGGAGAAGCTCTACCCGGCCGACATCGCGGTCGAGAACCGCGAAGGCGGCAGCGGCGCGACCGGTTGGGGCTACCTACTGAGCAAGCGTGGTAGCGGCTACGACGTGTCCACCACGTCGGGATCGTTCCTCACCACGCCGCTGCAGGCCAATCCCGGTTGGACGTACCAGGACTTCACGCATGTGGGCCTGCTCGCCACCGACGACGCCCTGCTGCTCGTCGACGGCGCCAAGAACATCAACACCTTCGAGGACTGGGTGGGCTACGCCAAGAACAAGGGCACCGTCGTCGTGGGCGGCATCGGAACGGTGAACGTGGACTTCATCCTGCAGTCGATCATCGCCGAGCACGCCGGCTACAAGATCGAGTACGTGCCGTACAACGAGGAAGGCCAGGTCCAGACCTCGCTGCTGTCCGGTGCCCTCGATGCGATGATCTCCAACCCGGGTTCGATTCTGGGACAGGTCGAATCGGGCGACATGAGGCCACTGCTGTTCACCGGTAAGGAGCGGCTCGCGGCGCTGCCCGACGTCCCGACCGGCGAAGAGAAGGGCATCACCGACCTGCCCTCGATGCCTCGCGGCCTCATCCTGCCCCCGGACGCCCCGGATTACGCCCGCGACTGGTGGATCAAGACGATGCAGCAGGTCGTGAAGAGCGAGCAGTGGGGCAAATTCCTCGCCGACAACCACCTCACGCGAGACGAGCGCTGGGGAGCCGACTTCACCGCATATCTGGAAAAGACCACGGCCGAGTTCGAAACCACCCTGAAAGAGCAGGGCGCCCTGTGA
- a CDS encoding tripartite tricarboxylate transporter TctB family protein, with translation MTSTTRPTTPFHVPAPAPAATAARPKRNVNWPKLAFLGVLLLVFAVYTEMAMGMQWRTVAGRIGPGFFPRILGATAIAVTVVALARELLARAGEKPSDAVEAAEEAAEPDLGRHPLALVAFVVAAAVFVALFGVLGAGSLRGALPRSHAVVPGP, from the coding sequence GTGACTTCGACAACCCGGCCGACCACCCCGTTCCACGTGCCCGCGCCCGCGCCCGCTGCCACGGCAGCCCGACCGAAACGAAATGTCAACTGGCCCAAGCTCGCGTTCCTCGGAGTGTTGCTCCTGGTCTTCGCGGTCTACACCGAGATGGCCATGGGTATGCAGTGGCGCACCGTGGCCGGCCGCATCGGGCCGGGCTTCTTCCCCCGGATCCTCGGCGCCACCGCGATCGCGGTCACCGTCGTCGCACTGGCCCGCGAACTCTTGGCGCGGGCCGGCGAAAAGCCCTCCGACGCAGTGGAAGCCGCCGAGGAAGCCGCCGAACCCGACCTCGGCCGCCACCCGCTCGCGCTCGTCGCCTTCGTGGTCGCCGCCGCCGTGTTCGTCGCGCTGTTCGGCGTCCTCGGTGCCGGGTCTCTCCGGGGTGCTCTTCCTCGCAGCCACGCTGTGGTTCCTGGACCGTGA
- a CDS encoding tripartite tricarboxylate transporter permease, with protein sequence MTQLLDGIAAILTLQNLLLLMGGVLIGMIVGVIPGVGPSAGLAILLPVTFGLDPTGAIVMLAAVYYGSMYGGTITSVLINTPGESATVASTFDGYPLAKQGRAGPALVMAALASFVAGTIGALLLSFAAPITADFAKTFGPPEYFLIVIAGLLTVIVILRGNKLLGALSALIGFAIGTVGIDIGGGEQRYTFGSVDLINGVDFIPVAIGLFAVGEVLHTLWRGGHLEKLDFFGVSARQRGFWPTRKDYRESVGPSLRGSFLGFGVGLTPGAGATVASLMAYNVEKSISRTPGKFGKGALPGLVGPEAANNAASSGAMVPLLTLGIPGGGATAVLLGGFLMWGLQPGPLLMQQNPEFAWGLIASMFLGNVMLLLVNVFCIRGFASIARVPFRMLGPIVIVLCVLGTFAVNKSLLDVQIMLVCGVLGFFMRIYGLSPAALVIALVLGPLAEESLRQTMVISHGSLDVFLQRGTSMAILCFIAFLFAIPVIKNPLRRASQAALQLVSARHRQAKAVDDREHV encoded by the coding sequence ATGACGCAACTGCTGGACGGCATCGCCGCCATTCTGACCCTGCAGAACCTGCTGCTGCTCATGGGCGGCGTTCTGATCGGCATGATCGTCGGGGTCATACCCGGGGTGGGCCCGTCCGCCGGCCTGGCGATCCTGCTGCCCGTGACCTTCGGGCTCGACCCGACGGGCGCCATCGTGATGCTGGCCGCCGTCTATTACGGCTCGATGTACGGTGGCACCATCACTTCGGTACTCATCAACACGCCGGGCGAATCGGCCACCGTGGCAAGCACATTCGACGGCTATCCACTCGCCAAGCAGGGCCGTGCGGGGCCGGCGCTCGTGATGGCTGCACTGGCTTCGTTCGTGGCGGGCACCATAGGCGCGCTGCTGCTGTCCTTCGCAGCGCCGATCACCGCCGACTTCGCCAAGACATTCGGGCCACCCGAGTATTTCCTGATCGTCATCGCCGGACTGCTCACCGTGATCGTGATCCTGCGCGGCAACAAGCTGCTCGGTGCGCTGTCGGCATTGATCGGCTTCGCCATCGGCACCGTCGGCATCGACATCGGCGGGGGCGAGCAGCGCTACACCTTCGGGTCGGTAGACCTGATCAACGGAGTCGACTTCATCCCCGTCGCAATCGGGCTGTTCGCGGTCGGCGAGGTGCTGCACACCCTGTGGCGGGGCGGTCACCTCGAGAAGCTGGACTTCTTCGGGGTGTCGGCGCGGCAGCGCGGATTCTGGCCGACCCGTAAGGATTACCGCGAGTCCGTCGGGCCGTCCCTGCGCGGGTCGTTCCTCGGTTTCGGCGTGGGCCTCACTCCCGGTGCCGGCGCGACGGTCGCCTCCCTGATGGCCTACAACGTGGAGAAATCCATCTCACGAACCCCCGGCAAGTTCGGCAAGGGCGCACTGCCGGGGCTCGTCGGCCCGGAAGCAGCCAACAACGCCGCGTCATCAGGCGCGATGGTCCCACTGCTGACCCTGGGCATTCCCGGCGGCGGTGCGACAGCGGTGCTGCTCGGCGGCTTCCTGATGTGGGGCCTGCAGCCGGGGCCGCTGCTGATGCAGCAGAACCCAGAGTTCGCGTGGGGTCTGATCGCGAGCATGTTCCTGGGCAACGTGATGCTGCTGCTGGTCAACGTGTTCTGCATCCGCGGCTTCGCCAGCATCGCCCGGGTGCCGTTCCGCATGCTGGGCCCGATCGTCATCGTGCTGTGCGTGCTGGGCACCTTCGCGGTGAACAAGAGCCTGCTCGACGTCCAGATCATGCTCGTGTGCGGCGTGCTGGGGTTCTTCATGCGGATCTACGGCCTTTCGCCCGCCGCGCTGGTCATCGCCCTTGTCCTCGGCCCCCTCGCAGAGGAGTCACTGCGGCAGACCATGGTGATCTCGCACGGAAGCCTCGACGTCTTCCTGCAGCGCGGCACCTCAATGGCGATCCTGTGCTTCATCGCGTTCCTGTTCGCCATCCCGGTGATCAAGAATCCGCTGCGACGCGCGAGTCAAGCAGCGCTGCAGCTGGTTTCGGCCAGGCACCGGCAGGCCAAGGCCGTCGACGACCGGGAACACGTGTGA
- a CDS encoding AbrB family transcriptional regulator has translation MNLGTLLLTATAALAGAAVATLLHLPAAPLLGAMVGVALVNILSSSAFEIPAAGKWIVYVLLGWLLGTGVTHETLTQLRAAVVPIVVTVVAFLVFGLVAALLLWKFTPFDSMTALLATAPGGIAQMGALSAGAGANVPIVLTVHVLRITSVIVLMSVGLKLMGGRG, from the coding sequence ATGAACCTCGGCACACTGTTGCTCACCGCCACCGCGGCGCTCGCCGGTGCGGCGGTCGCCACACTGCTCCATCTGCCCGCGGCGCCGCTGCTGGGCGCCATGGTCGGGGTGGCCCTGGTCAACATCCTGAGCTCGTCGGCCTTCGAGATCCCGGCCGCGGGCAAGTGGATCGTCTATGTCCTCCTCGGCTGGCTGCTCGGAACCGGCGTCACCCACGAGACACTGACGCAGCTGCGCGCAGCTGTCGTGCCGATCGTCGTGACCGTGGTGGCCTTCCTGGTCTTCGGACTCGTTGCGGCACTGCTGTTGTGGAAGTTCACCCCGTTCGACTCGATGACCGCGCTGCTGGCCACCGCGCCCGGCGGCATCGCCCAGATGGGCGCGCTGTCGGCCGGTGCGGGCGCCAACGTTCCGATCGTGCTGACCGTTCACGTACTGCGGATCACCTCGGTGATCGTGCTCATGTCGGTCGGCCTGAAACTGATGGGAGGACGGGGATGA
- a CDS encoding CaiB/BaiF CoA transferase family protein, translating to MTERRPLAGIRVVDLSRALAGPYATMMMADAGADVIKVEPPGGDDSRGWLPYLDRNGHRESAYYLSANRNKRSVVLDLKSADDADRLRWLVAQADVVVENYRPGVLDRLGLGLDGLRALNPRLVTLSITGFGRGGPDGNRPGFDQIVQAEGGLMSLTGSPGGPPQRVGIPIADLLAGLFGAFGVMTALRARERTGRGQHVETSLLAAVVGVHVFHGVGWLGAGVEPVLTGNRHPSIAPYGVFSCADADIVIAVGSEALWRKFAPIVGLDAARPDIATNIERVSRADELQKEIEALLADRLAGDVLSALGAAGVPAGRIRTVPEVYDWKQVRTSMITTVSHPALGDVDMPASPLTLSDHSEPRRDAPPALGADQDEVFAGYARVGGGR from the coding sequence ATGACCGAACGTCGACCCCTTGCCGGTATCCGGGTCGTCGACCTGAGCCGCGCGCTCGCCGGCCCCTACGCGACCATGATGATGGCCGACGCAGGCGCCGACGTGATCAAGGTCGAACCGCCCGGCGGTGACGACAGTCGCGGCTGGTTGCCTTACCTCGACCGCAACGGCCACCGGGAGTCTGCGTATTACCTGAGCGCCAACCGCAACAAACGGTCCGTGGTGCTCGATCTCAAGTCGGCCGACGACGCCGATCGGCTGCGCTGGCTCGTCGCGCAGGCCGACGTCGTCGTCGAGAACTACCGGCCGGGTGTGCTGGACCGCTTGGGGCTCGGGCTGGACGGTTTGCGCGCGCTGAACCCGCGGCTGGTCACCTTGTCCATCACGGGGTTCGGCAGGGGCGGGCCTGACGGCAACCGGCCCGGTTTCGACCAGATCGTGCAGGCCGAGGGCGGGCTCATGTCCCTGACGGGCAGCCCCGGCGGGCCGCCGCAGCGTGTGGGCATCCCGATCGCCGACCTGCTCGCCGGTCTGTTCGGGGCGTTCGGCGTGATGACGGCCCTGCGCGCGCGGGAGCGCACAGGCCGGGGGCAGCACGTGGAGACCTCGCTGTTGGCCGCCGTCGTCGGCGTGCATGTGTTTCACGGCGTCGGCTGGCTCGGCGCCGGGGTCGAGCCCGTGCTCACCGGCAACCGTCACCCGTCCATCGCGCCGTACGGGGTCTTCAGCTGTGCGGATGCCGACATCGTGATCGCCGTCGGCTCAGAAGCCTTGTGGCGCAAGTTCGCTCCGATCGTCGGACTCGATGCCGCCCGGCCCGACATCGCGACCAACATCGAACGGGTGAGCCGGGCCGACGAATTGCAGAAGGAGATCGAAGCGCTGCTCGCCGACCGATTGGCCGGCGACGTGCTGTCCGCGCTGGGTGCGGCCGGGGTGCCCGCGGGCCGGATCCGCACGGTGCCCGAGGTCTACGACTGGAAACAGGTCCGCACGTCGATGATCACGACTGTGTCGCACCCGGCGCTGGGCGACGTCGACATGCCCGCGTCCCCGTTGACGCTGTCCGACCACAGTGAACCGCGCCGCGATGCACCACCGGCTCTGGGCGCCGACCAGGATGAGGTGTTCGCCGGTTACGCTCGCGTCGGAGGTGGCCGATGA
- the lhgO gene encoding L-2-hydroxyglutarate oxidase codes for MTRRVAVVGGGIVGVAVARELLQRQPDAEVTVFEKENRLASHQTGRNSGVVHAGLYYQPGSAKALLCRRGVALLEEYCAQRGIRRIACGKVLVALDDAERARLADIEDRARANGVPDIRVVGPAELRELEPHVRGVAALHSPSTSIVDFAEVTQALAADAVGAGAKILLGHEVIGMRTAGAEVVITVRTAGNTDEDAFDQVVACGGLQSDRLAEMAGDGPDPVIMPFRGEYYALKPDRRGLVNGLVYPVPDPRYPFLGVHVTPRVDGEVLIGPNAVLALAREGYTWRNVSVSDLVGVARTPAFWRFARQHWRTGIREMAGSISKRRFVAAARAYVPDLADDDVVAGTAGIRAQALAADGGLVDDFRISIRDRIVVLRNAPSPAATSALAIAEHVVGTLERKP; via the coding sequence ATGACCCGACGGGTTGCAGTGGTCGGCGGCGGCATCGTCGGCGTGGCGGTCGCCCGCGAACTGCTGCAGCGCCAACCGGACGCCGAGGTGACGGTGTTCGAGAAGGAGAACCGGCTCGCGTCGCATCAGACGGGCCGCAACAGCGGTGTCGTCCACGCGGGCCTCTATTACCAGCCGGGATCGGCCAAGGCGCTGTTGTGCCGGCGGGGTGTCGCCTTGTTGGAGGAGTACTGCGCGCAGCGCGGAATCCGCCGAATCGCCTGCGGCAAGGTGCTTGTCGCGCTCGACGACGCCGAGCGCGCCCGGTTGGCCGACATCGAGGACCGCGCCCGAGCCAATGGGGTGCCCGACATCCGCGTCGTCGGCCCCGCCGAACTGCGCGAACTCGAACCGCACGTGCGGGGCGTCGCCGCCCTGCATTCACCGTCCACGTCGATCGTGGACTTCGCCGAGGTCACCCAGGCGCTCGCGGCAGACGCCGTCGGCGCCGGGGCGAAGATCCTGCTGGGGCACGAGGTCATCGGGATGCGGACCGCCGGTGCCGAGGTTGTGATCACCGTCCGAACCGCCGGCAACACCGATGAGGACGCGTTCGACCAGGTGGTCGCATGCGGCGGGCTGCAGAGTGACCGACTGGCCGAAATGGCGGGCGATGGGCCGGATCCGGTGATCATGCCGTTCCGCGGCGAGTACTACGCGCTCAAGCCGGATCGCCGCGGACTGGTCAACGGGCTGGTGTATCCGGTACCCGACCCGCGGTACCCGTTCCTCGGCGTCCACGTGACCCCGCGCGTTGACGGCGAGGTGCTGATCGGCCCGAATGCCGTTCTCGCCCTTGCGCGTGAGGGCTACACGTGGCGGAACGTCTCGGTCTCAGATCTGGTCGGCGTGGCGCGCACGCCCGCGTTCTGGCGCTTCGCGCGTCAGCATTGGCGCACCGGTATCCGGGAGATGGCGGGCTCGATCAGCAAGCGGCGGTTCGTCGCTGCGGCCCGGGCTTACGTACCCGATCTGGCCGACGACGACGTCGTGGCAGGCACCGCCGGCATCCGCGCGCAGGCACTCGCCGCCGACGGCGGACTCGTCGACGATTTCCGCATCAGCATCCGCGACCGCATCGTGGTGCTGCGCAATGCCCCGTCCCCGGCTGCGACATCGGCACTGGCCATCGCCGAGCACGTCGTCGGCACACTGGAAAGGAAACCGTGA
- a CDS encoding dihydrodipicolinate synthase family protein, whose amino-acid sequence MKSALAQGLWGVLATPFDEHRGLDLESLRNEVASFADDGCDGLVALGVFGEAASLQPAEADAVAQTVAASTQLPYVLGLSEREPDAVVAQAQRLLGVVPRPPVALMAQIGDANPASAAAALRRLYTATGVGVLIQDYPVASGVTVTDKQLVAVVQACPFTVGVKSETPPTSVAIAHLAARLDVPVFGGLGGVGLLDELAAGSAGAMTGFSHPAVLAAVLRAYRDGGFRSAREVFAPWLPLANFEGQLRVGLAIRKEILRRRGVIACGHVRGPAMSLPTSLNALLDQQLATVPVLH is encoded by the coding sequence GTGAAATCCGCTCTTGCTCAAGGCCTCTGGGGAGTGCTGGCCACCCCCTTCGACGAGCACCGCGGCCTGGACCTCGAATCCCTGCGCAACGAGGTGGCATCCTTCGCGGACGACGGCTGCGACGGCCTTGTCGCTCTCGGCGTGTTCGGTGAGGCGGCCTCCCTGCAACCGGCTGAGGCCGACGCGGTCGCGCAGACCGTCGCCGCCTCGACCCAACTGCCTTACGTGCTCGGCCTGTCCGAACGCGAACCCGACGCCGTCGTGGCACAGGCGCAGCGCCTGCTCGGCGTGGTGCCGCGCCCGCCCGTGGCGCTCATGGCACAGATCGGCGATGCCAACCCCGCGTCGGCGGCCGCCGCACTGCGCCGTCTGTACACCGCGACCGGTGTCGGGGTGCTGATCCAGGACTACCCCGTGGCATCCGGCGTGACGGTCACCGACAAACAACTCGTGGCGGTCGTGCAAGCCTGCCCGTTCACCGTCGGTGTGAAATCCGAGACGCCACCGACCTCGGTCGCGATCGCTCACCTGGCGGCCCGGCTCGACGTGCCCGTGTTCGGCGGGCTCGGCGGTGTCGGCCTGCTCGACGAATTGGCGGCCGGTTCTGCGGGCGCGATGACGGGCTTCAGCCACCCGGCAGTCTTGGCCGCGGTGTTACGCGCCTATCGGGACGGCGGATTCCGCTCAGCCCGCGAAGTTTTCGCACCGTGGCTGCCGCTCGCCAACTTCGAGGGGCAGCTGCGGGTCGGGCTGGCCATCCGCAAGGAGATCCTCCGACGCCGCGGGGTGATCGCATGCGGTCACGTGCGCGGGCCCGCGATGTCGCTGCCCACGTCGCTCAATGCGCTGCTGGACCAGCAGCTCGCAACCGTCCCCGTATTGCACTGA
- a CDS encoding SDR family oxidoreductase — protein MDLGITGRTALVLGASGGLGSAIAVRLAGEGANVAVAGRSADALAATAGRVEQAGAKALPLQWDLGDPDRMEPNVADVERILGPVEILVNNTGGPPPTPVAGQEAETWRDSFDTMVLSVIALTDRVLPGMRERGWGRILTSTSSGALSPIPNLGLSNTLRASLHAWSKTLADEVGRDGITSNVIVPGRIATDRTRFLDERRAAREQRSVEDVARDSAATMALGRYGRPEEYADAAVFLCSDRASYITGAVLRVDGGLIRSIV, from the coding sequence ATGGATCTCGGAATCACCGGACGCACCGCCCTCGTGCTGGGTGCAAGCGGTGGATTGGGCAGCGCCATCGCCGTGCGGCTCGCCGGGGAAGGAGCCAACGTGGCCGTCGCCGGCCGCTCGGCCGACGCGCTCGCGGCGACCGCCGGGCGTGTCGAGCAGGCGGGCGCCAAAGCCCTTCCGCTGCAGTGGGATCTGGGCGATCCCGACCGGATGGAACCGAATGTCGCGGACGTCGAGCGCATCCTCGGCCCGGTCGAGATCCTGGTGAACAACACCGGTGGCCCGCCACCGACACCCGTCGCCGGCCAGGAGGCCGAGACCTGGCGGGACAGTTTCGACACCATGGTGCTGTCCGTCATCGCGCTCACCGACCGGGTTCTCCCCGGAATGCGGGAACGTGGTTGGGGCCGCATTCTGACCTCGACGTCGTCGGGCGCACTGAGCCCGATACCGAACCTCGGGTTGTCCAACACGCTGCGGGCCAGCCTGCACGCCTGGTCCAAGACGCTGGCCGACGAGGTCGGCCGCGACGGCATCACCAGCAATGTCATCGTGCCGGGCCGCATCGCCACCGACCGCACGCGCTTTCTCGACGAGCGCCGCGCGGCACGTGAGCAACGCAGCGTCGAGGACGTGGCCCGGGACAGCGCCGCCACCATGGCACTCGGCCGGTACGGCAGGCCTGAGGAGTACGCCGACGCCGCGGTGTTCCTGTGCAGCGACCGGGCGTCCTACATCACCGGCGCGGTGCTGCGCGTCGACGGCGGGCTGATCCGCAGCATCGTCTGA